The window TGATTGGTTCATCCGTTGCGACAGCTTCCCATCATCTGCGTTATTTGCGCGAACATGCACTTGCAAAATCAAAGAAAAAAGGAAAAATGGTCTACTATTCGCTCGCAGACGACCACATTCACCAACTCGTGAAAGTCGCACATGAGCATACGATAGAGGGTGTTGAGCATGGCAACGGCTGAAAAGAAAGAATACCGGTTGGAGAATTTAACGTGTGCTAGTTGTGCGATGAAGTTTGAAAAAAACGTTAAAAATCTGTCTTCTGTTGATAATGTACAAGTGAACTTCGGTGCATCTAAATTAGCATTTAGTGGTAGTGCGACGATTGAAGACCTGGAAGCAGCAGGCGCTTTCGATGGCATTAAAGTTGTCCCGCTTCAGAATAAGTTGATTGAACCGAAAACGTCTTTCTTTAAAAGAAAAGAAAACCTCGTTACGCTCTTTTCGCTTCTGTTCTTACTGATAGGAATGATTGTATCATTTCGCTATACGGAAACGCACCCAGCGGCGATTGCTTTATTCGCAATTGCTATTGTAATCGGTGGAACGGGCATATTTAAAACCGGACTGCGGAACTTGGTCCGTTTCGAATTCGATATGAAAACGTTGATGACGATTGCTATTATTGGTGCTGCAATCATTGGGGAATGGCGTGAAGGTGCGGTTGTTGTCTTCCTGTTTGCAGTAAGTGAAGCGTTAGAAGCTTATTCAATGAATAAAGCACGGCAATCCATTCGACAATTGATGGATATTGCACCTCCTTCCGCCCTAGTAAAACGTGGGGAAGCGTTTGTAGAACTTCCGACAGAAGATATTGTCATCGGCGATATTTTAATCGTAAAACCTGGTCAGAAAATTGCTATGGATGGAGCAGTTCTAACGGGTTCATCTACTGTGAACCAAGCAGCAATTACAGGTGAATCCATCCCTGTTGCGAAAAAGTCCGGAGATAATGTATTCGCGGGTACGCTCAATGAAGAGGGTGCACTTGAAGTAACGGTTACGAAGCTTGTCGGCGATACGACGATTGCGAAAATCATCCATCTTGTTGAAGACGCACAGGCAGAAAAAGCACCATCTCAAAAGTTCGTTGATAAATTTGCTAAATACTACACACCTGCAATCATTGGTATTGCAATTTTAGTGGCTATCGTACCACCTCTGCTTGGCGGGGATTGGCACGCATGGATCTATCAAGGCCTTGCAGTACTTGTAGTTGGTTGTCCGTGTGCACTTGTTGTTTCGACACCTGTTGCAATTGTCACAGCGATTGGAAACGCGGCACGTCAAGGTGTGTTGATTAAAGGCGGCATTCACCTCGAAGAAACAGGTAGGCTTGATGCGATTGCGTTCGATAAAACCGGGACATTAACGAAAGGGTATCCGGAAGTAACTGATTTCATCGTCAGTGAAGAAGTCGTTCAAGAACAATTACTAAGTGCAATCGCGGCAGTCGAATCAATGTCACAGCATCCGCTTGCTAAAGCAGTAGTCGATTACGCGCATCAACATGGTGCACAGAAAGTCGATGTTTCCAACTTTCAATCGGTTACCGGAAAAGGTGCTTATGCTGAAATTGAGGGAATGACGACTTATATTGGGAGCCTGAGCTGGGCGCAGGAGCTTTCTTCATTGCCAAAAGAAATGTTGCAGCAAGCGGCGTCTCTTCAGCGTCAAGGAAAGTCTGTAATGGCAATTGTCACAGGAACCGAATTTAGCGGACTGCTTGCTGTAGCAGATCCTATCCGTAAGGAAAGTCATGACGTCCTTGAACAACTGAAACGTATTGGCATTCGTCATACTGTTATGCTGACAGGCGATCACCAGGTAACGGCAGAAGCGATTGCTGCTGAGTTGGGTGTTACAGATGTACGCGCTGGACTGATGCCGGAAGACAAATTGACAGCGATTAAACAATTGAGTGAGCAATACGGCCGTGTCGCCATGGTTGGCGATGGCATCAATGACGCGCCTGCCTTAGCGGCAGCTTCAGTTGGTATTGCAATGGGCGGAGCGGGAACGGACGCAGCGTTGGAAACAGCAGATATTGCTCTAATGGCAGATGATTTAGGAAAATTGCCTTATACAATGAAATTAAGCCGAAAAACATTGCGCATCATCAAAGAAAACATTATGTTTGCATTAGGCTTAAAAATTATAGCATTGCTTCTTATCATTCCTGGCTGGCTGACATTATGGATTGCCATTTTCGCAGATATGGGTGCGACGTTGCTGGTCGTGCTGAACTCGCTTCGTTTATTGCGTGTTCATAAGTAAGCAGGTTCTATACGGAGGCGAATTCTAATGCATTTACAAGAATGGACAATGGAAGAGCAGGAGCAACTTATTCATTTCATGACAACTAATACGTGGCCTTACCATGACAACTCCGATCCGGGACGTCATCTGATTGAAAAAACAATCGAAGAGGGCGGCTATGAATCGGATGAAGTGAAAACATTCTGGGTAGAAAATGAATCCGGAGAAAAAGTGGGTATTGTAAAAATTTATGATCTGCAAGATGAGATACCCTTGTTCGATTTACGTATTGCAGATATGTCGAGAGGGTACGGCTACGGTCCGAAAGCCCTCCGTCTTGTGGCGGAATATGTATTCGGGCTACCAGGCAAGAAAATTCGTCTCGAAGGTCATACAAGGCAAGATAATCTTGCGATGCGAAAAACGTTCGAACGTGCTGGTTTTGTCAAAGAAGCACATCTTCGGAAAGCTTGGTTTTCTCCTAAAGAGAATTCCTATTATGATGCAGTGACTTACGGCATTACACGTGAAGATTTTATGGCGGGAACGACTACGCCTGTTATTTGGGAAGACGGAGAGAAATCACGGGCTTCCACTCCTTCTCCGCGTATTCCGGATTTCACGGATTCATTCGAATCGGAACGCCTCATCATTCGAGCGCCTGAACTTGGTGATGCGTCAGATGCTTGGAACGCGATTCGAAATTCTTTACCTGCACTTCGTAAGTGGATGCCATGGGCACAACCTGAACCGGAACTGCATATGACAGAAGAAAGCTTGCGAAAGGCAATTGCAAATTTCATCACAAGACAAGACCTTCGCTTCCATGTTTATCATAAAGAAACGGGAAGGTTCATAGGTTCTTCAGGTCTTCATCGAATCGATTGGTCAATCCCGAAGTTTGAAATCGGCTACTGGCTCGCTACGGAATTTGAAGGTCAGGGCTATATGACAGAAGCCGTTAAACGTATTGAACAATTTGCATTCGAACAACTAGGAGCACGCAGGGTGGAAATTCGTTGCGACGAAGAAAACATGAAAAGCCGCAGTGTCGCAGAACGTGCGGGATTTACTCTCGAAGGCATTTTAAAACAAGATTCTTTATCACCCGACGGTAATATTTTACGAAATACATGCATCTATGCGAAAATAGACTAAATAAGGAATGCAGCTTAAGTGCGCGACGTCCTGTCGCAACAGCTGCATGACCTACTTCGTGTAGGTCCAAGCTCTAGGCGCCGTCTAGCCCCGAAAAGTGCTGGAGGTCTTGCAGAAAAAGGCGTTCTTTGCCTTTATCTGCAAGACTGAAGCGACTCGAGGGGCTGGCGCTTGTAGTTAGACATTAAAAAGGGATGCCGACTAATGTCGACATCCCTTTCGTTACACGCTTCGTTTTCCGGTTATGAGGTTGATAATAAATACGATAACCGCAATTACAAGAAGAATATGAATTAGCCCGCCACCTATTTTAAAAACGAGACCGAGTAACCAAAACACAAATAATGCTACAATAATTAACCAGAGAATTCGACCCATGTGATTCACCCCTTTACTTTGTACTCTAAATTTACCCCCGACTATAAAAAGTTAAACATGGTGCGTTTGAACAGGAGTAAATGGGAATGAGTCCGGGCATACATACTGGAGGCGTTAAGATTGGCAACACCAGGTATGGAAGATTATCTTGAACAGATTTATTTGCATATCGAAGCGAAAGGTGTGGCACGTGTATCGGATGTTGCTGAATCATTGGCAGTACTCCCTTCATCCGTTACAAAAATGGCACAGCGGCTTGATAAGGAAGGCTATATTAGCTATGAACGTTACAAAGGTCTTGAGTTGACGAAAAAAGGATTCTCTTTTGGAAAAAAACTTGTTCGTCGTCATGAACTTCTTGAACAATTTCTTCGCATTATTGGAGTTGATGAGGAAAATATCTATGGCGACGTAGAAGGAATTGAACATCACTTAAGCTGGAACGCAATGGATCGAATAACGGATCTTGTTGAAGCAATGGGACAGGATAATGAGTTTGTCAGAAAATTACGGGTAATGGATCAGAAGGAAGAGGATGATAAATAATGGAACAACTTAAATCAGGCTATATAGCTGAATTAGAAGTGTTGGAGCAAGACGGTTCAAGATGGGTATTGGATGGCGATGGCGATCATATAATGATGAATGCATCTGATGCTGATGAAACGATCCAAGAAGGGGACAAGGTACATGTCTTCCTCTATACGAACAGGCGCGGAGAACTCTCTGCAACGATGCAAATGCCGAATATGACAGCTGACACGTTTGGTTGGGCACGTGTGATACGTGTTGATGATCATGAAGGTGTCTATGTTGATATCGGCTCTTCATTCGAAGTGCTAGTGAATAAGAATGATATGCCAAAAGTTCGTGCACTTTGGCCAAAGATAGATGATGCGTTGTATATGACACTCCGAATGGATTTGGGCGGCACGATTTTCGGCAGGCTCGCCACAGAAGAACGAGTTATGGAACAAATCGTCGAAGCACCAACATCTCTATTTAATATGGACGTCAAGGCCAGAGCTTACCGGTTGTTGCCGGTCGGTTCATTTATGCTCAGCGTACCGGAAAATTACCGTGTTTTTATCCACAATACAGAGCAGGAGCGGGAACCGCGTCTGGGACAGGAAATGAATGTGCGCATTATTGGCGTCCGTGATGATGGAACGTTGAATGGTTCGATGCTGCCACGTAAAGAAGAGCGCTTGGGAGACGATGCTGAAAAACTTCTGCGTTACTTAAACGAAGTCGGGGGACGGATGCCGTTTACTGACAAATCAACGCCTGATGAGATTAAGGAAATGTTCAATTTAAGTAAGGCGTCATTCAAACGGGCGCTCGGAAAACTTATGAAAGAGGGCAGAATTGAACAGGGCGATGGATGGACAATGTTAAAATGAATCTGGGACGCGGGAACTTTTCCGGCTTTGAATCGTATTAATTTGTAGTAAGAAGGGGGGATTTTCATGAAACGTCTTCTGACGATGTTGGCGGCGGCTGTACTGGCAATCGGAGTTTTAGTTCCGAGAACTGTCAGTGCGGAGGATCCAGTCATCAATGAAAAGCTTGGCGTACCGATTGTCGTATATGGCGCAGATTTGTCGGATTCTGAAAAGGAAAGTGTGAAGAAAAGCCTGGGTGTTGAAAAGGAAGCGGAAGTAGAAGAAATAACAGTTGACGGCAATGATCTTGTGAAATATATTGAAAATGGCAATGGTAAAGCAAGAATGTATTCTTCTGCTAAAATCACGAGGCAGGAAGAAGGTAAAGGGCTTGTCATCACGATTGTTACGCAGGACAATATTACAGAAGTAACGCCGGAAATATATGCAACTGCCATGATGACGGCAGGAATTGAAGATGCGATTGTTGAAGTGGCATCGCCTAAAAAAGTAACGGGTCATTCGGCACTCGTCGGTATTTATAAAGCATATGAAGTGACTGGTGAAAAACTCGATACGGAACGGACAGACGTTGCAAACGATGAATTGAACCTAGCAACGAAATTTGCAAAAGAATCTGGTGTCGACAGTGACAAAGTAGCTGAACTGCTAACAGAAATAAAAAAACAAATCTCAGAGAAAAACCCAGCGACTAAAGAAGATGTTGAGAAAATTGTGACTGAGCAGATGAAGAAACTCAACATCAATCTAAGTGATGCGGATCGTCAATTACTCATAGACTTAATGGATAGAATCCGAAACTTAGATATCGATTTCAATAAATTATCCGAGCAATTATCGGATATGACCTCGAAAATAAAAGAGAAAATTGGCGACATTGACCCGGGTTTTTGGGAAAGTGTGAAGGAATTCTTCGCTAATCTATTTGAATCCATACAGTCATGGTTTAAATAATCGAGAAACAAAGTAGAGTGCTCTATTGTGAAATTGAATTTCTTAAAAAGGGGGAGTTTAGATGGAATTCCAATTTGTTGAACTAGGCGGAGACGCTTTTGCGTTTCGTTATGAAGAAGGCGGAAAAGTGCTGGCTGAAATTACATGGACAATTCTTGGAGATGTTATGGTGATGGATCATACATTCGTTTCACCAGAACTTCGAGGCCAAGGCATCGCGAAAAAAATCCTAGACCGTGCGGCTGACTATGCACGGGAACAAGAGCTGAAAATGGAACCTGTCTGCTCATATGTAGTGACAGCGTTTGAACGTTATAAAGATTATGATGACGTCAAAGTATAAAAAATAGCATAATAAAAGGCAATCCGTTTTATAGATACAACGACGGATTGCCTTTTAAATTTCATTTGAAAAAGTTGGAATCATTCATATCCCTCACAGTAATGTAATGAAGTACAATATGCCAGTTAACACTGAAGCACCGGCGACAGTATACATCATGTCGGATTGACTGAAAATCAGTTTTTTCTCCATTTGTATCGTCCCCTTTCTTATTCAAACTGTAATGCCTGAATACATACTAAATACCCCCATTTCTCGCCAGGGAAACATCTTTGTTGTATTCTGTCTAATAATGTGGGGGAAATGAAACCTATTCTACTGCTAAACGTATAGTCATATATAGATTAAGAGAGGAGTGTATTTAATGAGCCGCACTGCGGAAAAGATTTTATCGATAATAAGTGTCCTATTTACTGCAATAGGGATCATCTTAAGTTTTATGGTACTGGCTTTATTTAACTTTTTGAAGTCGGAGCCAACATTCCGTGTAGATTTCGATTTGGAGATGATGGCGTTTGACCCAACGCTAACAACTGCGGATTTAGATGTAATCTATTCGAACTTTTTCCTTGTTGGGAACTTTATGTGGCTGTTCATTATCAGCTTCATCATCAGCTTGATTTTAACGATTATCGGAATCGTTAACATATGGAATAACAAAAACCCTAAACTTGCCGGGATTATGTTCATTATCGGAGGTTTGACTGCGGGGATAATTTCTGTGACTTCGATCCTTCTTTACATTGCAGGTATTCTTTGTCTTGTAAAGAAACCACCATTGACAGATGAACCACAGTTTGTAGATGACCAGTATAATGGAACAATGAGACCTTTATGAGCTAGACAGAATAAAAAAACGCTTTCCCAAAATTAGAGGAAAGCGTTTTTTTAAATCACTAGGCAAGTACGGGATTATGAATATAATATACATATTGGGCTGTTTCCACAGGCAAACCTTCGAAATATTCTTCAAAGATATCGAGCAGTTCGAAGCCCTGGTTTTCATAAAAAGCTCGTCCAATTGCATTTCGTTCATCCACATAGACGAACAATTGCTGGGCATCCGAAAGTATAGACAACGCATACTCAAGTAACTTTTTCCCATAGCCGCTTTTTTGATGCGATGGTAAAATATACATAGCAGTCAATTCAGAATCGCCATCTTCATCTTTTTTTGTGAAATTGGCGAATCCAACAGGAACACCATTGCATTCAGCTACGAGCACGCAGGTTTTCTCCATACGTTTCAAAATCATTGCATCCGAATAGGAGCAATCGATAAATTTCTTCTGGATTTCTTCTGGAATAATATCTTTATAAGTTGCATTCCAAGTATTACGAACAATTTGTTGAACGTGCACACTATCCTTGGCAGTCATAGGTCGGATCATTGCACTGTCACCTCTGCATTTCTTTTGGCTATCATAACAAAAAAAGAGGGTAAACACTACCGTTGTAATGAAAATGATATATATGGGAGAGTTATATTATGAAGTGGACTTATCAAGAATTTGGAGAATTAAGCGGACATGAAGTATATGAAATATTGAAGCTGCGGGTTGATGTATTTATCGTTGAGCAAAATTGTGCGTACCACGAGGTTGACGGTCACGACTACAATGCGATTCATATATGTTGCACTGACGATGAAGGACTAGCCGCCTATGCCCGGCTGATTCCCGGGGGTGTGAAGTACATTGAACCGTCTATTGGCCGTGTTATCATCAGAGAGGACAGGAGGGGTACGGGACTTGCCCATATGCTCATGGAACGAAGCGTCGACTTTATGAAAAGTCATTGGAAACCTGAAAAGATTCGCCTGCAAGCCCAACACCATCTAGTTGGCTTTTATGGTAAGCATGGATTTGAAGCGGTTTCAGAGCCTTATGCCGACGATGGGATTCCACATGTTGATATGATTTTAATAAACCTGGAAAATGAAAGTTTCTAAACTGGCATATGCGGGTATACTCTATGCATAGTGTATTTTTATTAAATCTGAGAGGAATGATTTAAATGGCTCGTAAACGAAATAATAACTTATTGCTTGCAACAATTGCGGCAGGGGCTTACGCCTATTTCAGTAAAAAAGAAAATAGGGACAAGGCACAAGTCGCATTTAACAACATGAAAACGAAAGTAGATTCCTTCATTGAATCACAAAAGTTAAACCGCTCTCCTGAAACTAAAGTTGGTCATTCAGATCCTTATGATCTTCAAGACAATAAAATGGTAAGTGAGGGTGCTCAAACGAGTGTTCATTATTATAACCAGGAAGTAGAAGACGATGTGGAGATGACTCCGGAAACAGACGGACTCTATCATAAAAAAGAACAAAATGAACCTGGTGTGGAACAATCCTCTCAATAAAATTGAGGATTGTAACGAACAAAAGGCGCTTTCTATTAGGAAGCGTTTTTTGTTCTGAGTTAAGAAACAATAAAGTTGGGGAACAGATTATAACATAGAGACTTCACAACTAGGCATCAGCGCTAATAACTAGGGAAAAATTAAGTCGGAGTATGGAATAAAGAATAAAAACTTATTAACTATTGGCAAAGAGGTGGATAGGTGAAAGTTACTTATGACAGACGACAACCAGAAATCGATAATGTTCCCATTGATGAGATGAAGCAGCATGACTCTTATGAGAAAAATGAAAACTTTTTTGGAATGGAAGAGAAATTATTGAATCATCTGTTTCGAGCTGAAAAAGAAGAAGCGCAACAAGAGATTAGAATCATTTTGGATTCTTTGATAATGCATACAGAACATAAAGATATTGATGTCATAAAATATTATTTGATTAGCCTTTCATCGCTGGTAGCAAGACATTTGGAGAAAAACACTCATACTCCGCACAGGGCATTTGATTTCAATTTAGATTGTTTCATTCTGATTGACTCGAAGTTGAATGAAAAAAATAGGATTGAGTTTGTTGATGACTTGATTGAATTTTATACACATATACTTGCAGAGACAAAGCAGCCAGAACTAATACACGGCACAGTAAACGATGTCATCGACTTTATTAACAATAATGTGGAATCTGCGATGACCGTCGAAGAAATTGCAAAAATAGTTAATATTAGTACGAGCCATTTATCTCGAATTTTTCGAGAGCATACAGGTACTACGCTTGTAGAATATATTGCAATTCGTAAAGTGGAGGAATCACAGTACCATCTGCGCTTTTCAGAAGATAAAATTTCTGACATATCTGACCGTTTTCATTTTTGCAATCAAAGCTATTTCACACGCATATTCAAGAAGTAT of the Sporosarcina sp. FSL K6-1508 genome contains:
- a CDS encoding lmo0937 family membrane protein; protein product: MLWLIIVALFVFWLLGLVFKIGGGLIHILLVIAVIVFIINLITGKRSV
- a CDS encoding GNAT family N-acetyltransferase; its protein translation is MKWTYQEFGELSGHEVYEILKLRVDVFIVEQNCAYHEVDGHDYNAIHICCTDDEGLAAYARLIPGGVKYIEPSIGRVIIREDRRGTGLAHMLMERSVDFMKSHWKPEKIRLQAQHHLVGFYGKHGFEAVSEPYADDGIPHVDMILINLENESF
- a CDS encoding DUF1002 domain-containing protein; this translates as MKRLLTMLAAAVLAIGVLVPRTVSAEDPVINEKLGVPIVVYGADLSDSEKESVKKSLGVEKEAEVEEITVDGNDLVKYIENGNGKARMYSSAKITRQEEGKGLVITIVTQDNITEVTPEIYATAMMTAGIEDAIVEVASPKKVTGHSALVGIYKAYEVTGEKLDTERTDVANDELNLATKFAKESGVDSDKVAELLTEIKKQISEKNPATKEDVEKIVTEQMKKLNINLSDADRQLLIDLMDRIRNLDIDFNKLSEQLSDMTSKIKEKIGDIDPGFWESVKEFFANLFESIQSWFK
- a CDS encoding heavy metal translocating P-type ATPase encodes the protein MATAEKKEYRLENLTCASCAMKFEKNVKNLSSVDNVQVNFGASKLAFSGSATIEDLEAAGAFDGIKVVPLQNKLIEPKTSFFKRKENLVTLFSLLFLLIGMIVSFRYTETHPAAIALFAIAIVIGGTGIFKTGLRNLVRFEFDMKTLMTIAIIGAAIIGEWREGAVVVFLFAVSEALEAYSMNKARQSIRQLMDIAPPSALVKRGEAFVELPTEDIVIGDILIVKPGQKIAMDGAVLTGSSTVNQAAITGESIPVAKKSGDNVFAGTLNEEGALEVTVTKLVGDTTIAKIIHLVEDAQAEKAPSQKFVDKFAKYYTPAIIGIAILVAIVPPLLGGDWHAWIYQGLAVLVVGCPCALVVSTPVAIVTAIGNAARQGVLIKGGIHLEETGRLDAIAFDKTGTLTKGYPEVTDFIVSEEVVQEQLLSAIAAVESMSQHPLAKAVVDYAHQHGAQKVDVSNFQSVTGKGAYAEIEGMTTYIGSLSWAQELSSLPKEMLQQAASLQRQGKSVMAIVTGTEFSGLLAVADPIRKESHDVLEQLKRIGIRHTVMLTGDHQVTAEAIAAELGVTDVRAGLMPEDKLTAIKQLSEQYGRVAMVGDGINDAPALAAASVGIAMGGAGTDAALETADIALMADDLGKLPYTMKLSRKTLRIIKENIMFALGLKIIALLLIIPGWLTLWIAIFADMGATLLVVLNSLRLLRVHK
- a CDS encoding GNAT family N-acetyltransferase — protein: MIRPMTAKDSVHVQQIVRNTWNATYKDIIPEEIQKKFIDCSYSDAMILKRMEKTCVLVAECNGVPVGFANFTKKDEDGDSELTAMYILPSHQKSGYGKKLLEYALSILSDAQQLFVYVDERNAIGRAFYENQGFELLDIFEEYFEGLPVETAQYVYYIHNPVLA
- a CDS encoding GNAT family N-acetyltransferase → MEFQFVELGGDAFAFRYEEGGKVLAEITWTILGDVMVMDHTFVSPELRGQGIAKKILDRAADYAREQELKMEPVCSYVVTAFERYKDYDDVKV
- the mntR gene encoding transcriptional regulator MntR, coding for MATPGMEDYLEQIYLHIEAKGVARVSDVAESLAVLPSSVTKMAQRLDKEGYISYERYKGLELTKKGFSFGKKLVRRHELLEQFLRIIGVDEENIYGDVEGIEHHLSWNAMDRITDLVEAMGQDNEFVRKLRVMDQKEEDDK
- a CDS encoding CvfB family protein; amino-acid sequence: MEQLKSGYIAELEVLEQDGSRWVLDGDGDHIMMNASDADETIQEGDKVHVFLYTNRRGELSATMQMPNMTADTFGWARVIRVDDHEGVYVDIGSSFEVLVNKNDMPKVRALWPKIDDALYMTLRMDLGGTIFGRLATEERVMEQIVEAPTSLFNMDVKARAYRLLPVGSFMLSVPENYRVFIHNTEQEREPRLGQEMNVRIIGVRDDGTLNGSMLPRKEERLGDDAEKLLRYLNEVGGRMPFTDKSTPDEIKEMFNLSKASFKRALGKLMKEGRIEQGDGWTMLK
- a CDS encoding helix-turn-helix domain-containing protein — protein: MKVTYDRRQPEIDNVPIDEMKQHDSYEKNENFFGMEEKLLNHLFRAEKEEAQQEIRIILDSLIMHTEHKDIDVIKYYLISLSSLVARHLEKNTHTPHRAFDFNLDCFILIDSKLNEKNRIEFVDDLIEFYTHILAETKQPELIHGTVNDVIDFINNNVESAMTVEEIAKIVNISTSHLSRIFREHTGTTLVEYIAIRKVEESQYHLRFSEDKISDISDRFHFCNQSYFTRIFKKYTGQTPRRFRSSLAGEYFRYTINGEEKNFLDGQSL
- a CDS encoding DUF4064 domain-containing protein; translated protein: MSRTAEKILSIISVLFTAIGIILSFMVLALFNFLKSEPTFRVDFDLEMMAFDPTLTTADLDVIYSNFFLVGNFMWLFIISFIISLILTIIGIVNIWNNKNPKLAGIMFIIGGLTAGIISVTSILLYIAGILCLVKKPPLTDEPQFVDDQYNGTMRPL
- a CDS encoding GNAT family N-acetyltransferase — encoded protein: MHLQEWTMEEQEQLIHFMTTNTWPYHDNSDPGRHLIEKTIEEGGYESDEVKTFWVENESGEKVGIVKIYDLQDEIPLFDLRIADMSRGYGYGPKALRLVAEYVFGLPGKKIRLEGHTRQDNLAMRKTFERAGFVKEAHLRKAWFSPKENSYYDAVTYGITREDFMAGTTTPVIWEDGEKSRASTPSPRIPDFTDSFESERLIIRAPELGDASDAWNAIRNSLPALRKWMPWAQPEPELHMTEESLRKAIANFITRQDLRFHVYHKETGRFIGSSGLHRIDWSIPKFEIGYWLATEFEGQGYMTEAVKRIEQFAFEQLGARRVEIRCDEENMKSRSVAERAGFTLEGILKQDSLSPDGNILRNTCIYAKID